The following are encoded in a window of Lactobacillus panisapium genomic DNA:
- a CDS encoding amino acid ABC transporter permease, giving the protein MQTWIEALSWLNFGFLLKGLAVTLFISVIAIVLSFVLGSILGIIRYSKIKFISAIIGFVVDLVRNLPLLLIIFFTYFGLPNIGLRPGAILSAVIAMTIFESSMLAEIVRSGIQSVAVGQIEGARSTGMSFVQALWHVVLPQAYRHMIPTIIGQFVSLIKDTSLATIIVVPELMQHAQVIYGQNANYIVPMFAALTLLYFIICFTLSMAGSYLHRHMAN; this is encoded by the coding sequence ATGCAAACATGGATTGAAGCTTTATCTTGGCTAAACTTTGGTTTTCTACTAAAAGGTTTAGCCGTGACATTATTTATTTCGGTAATTGCGATTGTGCTAAGCTTTGTTTTAGGCTCAATTTTAGGTATAATCCGTTACTCTAAAATAAAGTTTATTTCAGCGATTATTGGTTTTGTGGTTGATTTAGTTCGTAACTTACCCTTATTGTTGATTATTTTCTTTACTTACTTTGGTCTTCCCAATATTGGTTTAAGACCGGGTGCAATTCTTTCAGCAGTAATTGCAATGACAATCTTTGAATCAAGCATGCTAGCGGAAATTGTCCGCTCCGGGATTCAATCAGTCGCGGTTGGTCAAATAGAAGGTGCTCGTTCAACCGGGATGTCATTCGTTCAGGCTCTGTGGCACGTCGTTTTGCCGCAAGCATACCGGCACATGATTCCAACTATCATTGGCCAGTTCGTTTCTTTAATTAAAGATACATCATTAGCCACGATTATCGTGGTTCCAGAGTTAATGCAGCATGCACAAGTGATTTATGGCCAAAATGCTAATTATATTGTGCCAATGTTTGCAGCATTAACACTGCTATATTTCATAATCTGTTTTACGTTGTCGATGGCAGGTAGCTATTTGCACCGCCACATGGCAAACTAA
- the rplT gene encoding 50S ribosomal protein L20, with amino-acid sequence MPRVKGGTVTRKRRKKVMKLAKGYRGAKHMQFKAASTQLFVSYRYAFRDRRRRKSDFRKLWIARINAAARQNDLSYSKLMHGLKVAGVDINRKMLADIAYNDSKTFAQLAETAKKALN; translated from the coding sequence ATGCCAAGAGTTAAGGGTGGAACAGTTACACGTAAACGTCGTAAGAAGGTTATGAAGCTTGCCAAGGGTTACCGTGGCGCAAAGCACATGCAATTTAAAGCTGCAAGTACACAATTATTTGTTTCTTACAGATATGCATTCCGTGACCGTAGAAGACGCAAGAGCGACTTTAGAAAATTATGGATTGCTAGAATCAATGCGGCAGCAAGACAAAATGATCTTTCATATTCTAAGTTAATGCACGGCTTGAAAGTAGCTGGTGTTGACATTAACCGTAAAATGTTAGCTGATATTGCTTATAACGATTCAAAGACCTTTGCACAATTAGCTGAAACTGCTAAAAAGGCTTTAAATTAA
- the infC gene encoding translation initiation factor IF-3, whose translation MILNDQIRAREVRLINEDGEQVGVVTKAEALRQANVASLDLVLISPNAKPPVARIMDYGKYRFEQQKKVKESRKKSKTVSVKEIRLSPTIEGNDFNTKLKHARKFLTKEEAKVRVSIRFRGRAITHKELGREVLEKMAEATSDIATVISKPKMEGRSMFLMLAPKSDKK comes from the coding sequence TTGATATTAAACGACCAAATACGCGCTCGCGAGGTTCGTTTAATTAATGAAGATGGTGAACAAGTTGGTGTTGTAACAAAGGCTGAAGCTTTGCGCCAAGCTAATGTTGCAAGTTTAGATTTAGTTCTAATTTCGCCTAATGCCAAGCCACCAGTTGCCCGCATTATGGATTACGGTAAGTACCGGTTTGAACAACAAAAGAAGGTTAAGGAATCTCGTAAGAAGTCCAAAACCGTCAGTGTAAAGGAAATCCGTTTAAGTCCAACAATTGAAGGCAATGATTTCAACACTAAATTAAAACACGCTCGGAAGTTCCTTACTAAAGAGGAAGCTAAAGTTCGTGTTTCAATCAGGTTCAGGGGTCGAGCAATTACTCATAAGGAATTAGGTCGCGAAGTATTAGAAAAGATGGCCGAAGCCACTTCAGATATTGCTACAGTGATTAGCAAACCGAAGATGGAAGGTCGGTCAATGTTTTTAATGCTTGCTCCCAAGAGTGATAAAAAATAA
- a CDS encoding DUF1430 domain-containing protein, which translates to MLRKIKILLYTIITIVTAIFFAGFMREYDNNSIPNNSTIINIYASKPINKRIKDTKKWNKKHNKKAFFAILKKFTRNENVSLVKMRINNFNGHRTKIVYDFDGNSNDFSLYQNESIKKLTDKELMLEDMYGLYSTNAKGKSLKHLVSWLRKNQFLIQVEDTSLTPKTLLMIFLENVSQFDLIVGMGIIGVLFIVMVLEKLYRFKAYAVMKINGLSNWQMFKHDLKNESALLEASFGIIILMTIIWSLKTFTASGWRFFLPYLSVLLLILFASFFLLNSISYVVLALMNPYLAIKGEESAHSFLLIGYVLKIAILALMIVNVATLLNHHELYDRDQNIVKKWHRQKNSYLLGLGWNVNDHNEDQKVAKKAHQLVVQASDVIVAQNSQQFQPGIRTTNPQNSGNVIIANHNFIKNSELKPKLSKIDKHQIMLLVPKNRLDQVRTAKKQLRSFINTQNTLPNYYSKVLHPQIQVIPIESGQKIFNYTVVYDILSSISTDPLIAVTNDKQLSDDFYLATISQGTIQFLHLKELKKLVKQLGLNPYVVSITSRQTLLWDYNIRANKQILMLTITTVLTLLQLIFIILFVSSTFLQNNRRKIAVYQVFGKSNAKLVGTFLTGNLILDILIITVTLAGLNRLNLLSYGLGYLLLEAIIIWLTYYQAQRDLLTSLNHGN; encoded by the coding sequence ATGCTTCGAAAAATAAAAATCTTGCTTTATACGATAATAACAATCGTTACAGCTATTTTCTTTGCTGGATTCATGCGTGAATACGATAATAATTCCATTCCAAATAATTCTACTATTATAAACATTTATGCTTCAAAGCCGATTAATAAAAGAATTAAAGACACTAAAAAATGGAATAAGAAGCACAATAAAAAAGCTTTTTTTGCTATCTTGAAGAAATTTACTCGTAATGAAAATGTTTCTTTGGTTAAAATGCGAATTAATAATTTTAACGGCCATCGCACAAAAATAGTTTATGATTTTGACGGTAATAGTAATGACTTTTCACTTTATCAAAATGAATCCATTAAAAAGCTAACTGATAAAGAACTTATGCTAGAAGATATGTATGGTTTATACTCGACTAATGCTAAAGGGAAATCATTAAAGCACTTGGTATCATGGCTAAGGAAAAACCAATTTTTGATACAAGTTGAAGATACCTCATTGACTCCAAAAACCTTGTTGATGATATTTTTAGAAAATGTTTCGCAATTTGATTTGATCGTTGGAATGGGAATAATTGGAGTACTATTTATTGTCATGGTACTAGAAAAGCTTTACCGTTTTAAAGCATACGCCGTGATGAAAATTAATGGTCTAAGCAATTGGCAAATGTTTAAGCATGATCTGAAAAATGAATCTGCACTGTTGGAAGCTTCCTTTGGCATAATCATCCTGATGACGATTATTTGGAGTCTTAAGACTTTTACAGCAAGTGGCTGGCGGTTCTTTTTGCCATATCTATCAGTTCTTTTATTAATATTATTTGCTAGCTTTTTCCTGTTAAATAGCATTTCTTACGTGGTTTTGGCTTTAATGAATCCGTATTTGGCAATTAAAGGAGAAGAGAGTGCTCACTCATTTCTCCTAATTGGGTATGTATTAAAAATAGCTATTTTAGCCTTAATGATAGTTAACGTGGCAACTTTACTCAATCATCATGAACTCTATGACAGAGATCAAAATATTGTTAAGAAATGGCACAGACAAAAAAATAGTTATTTACTAGGGTTGGGCTGGAATGTTAATGATCATAATGAGGATCAGAAAGTAGCTAAAAAAGCCCATCAGTTGGTTGTACAGGCATCAGACGTGATTGTCGCGCAAAATTCACAACAGTTTCAACCAGGAATACGTACAACTAACCCTCAAAATAGTGGAAATGTGATTATTGCCAATCATAATTTTATTAAAAATAGTGAACTTAAACCTAAACTGTCCAAGATAGATAAGCATCAAATTATGCTTCTGGTACCAAAGAATCGCTTAGATCAAGTAAGAACGGCAAAAAAACAACTGCGCTCTTTTATTAATACTCAAAACACTCTTCCCAATTACTATTCAAAAGTTCTCCATCCACAGATTCAGGTAATACCAATTGAGAGCGGCCAGAAAATTTTTAATTATACGGTTGTATATGATATTTTATCGTCAATCTCAACAGATCCCTTGATTGCCGTTACAAATGATAAGCAGCTTTCCGATGATTTTTATCTGGCGACTATTAGCCAAGGAACAATTCAGTTTCTTCACCTTAAGGAACTGAAAAAATTAGTTAAGCAGCTAGGATTGAATCCATATGTTGTCAGTATAACTAGTCGACAGACACTATTATGGGACTATAATATTAGAGCTAATAAACAAATACTCATGTTGACCATTACAACTGTTTTGACGCTTCTGCAACTTATTTTTATCATCTTGTTTGTTAGTTCAACATTCTTGCAGAATAATCGTCGTAAAATTGCTGTATACCAAGTATTTGGCAAATCAAATGCCAAACTTGTTGGAACATTTTTAACGGGTAATTTAATACTTGATATATTGATTATTACGGTTACTTTAGCTGGCTTAAATCGCTTAAATCTACTGTCATATGGTCTAGGCTATCTTTTGCTTGAAGCAATTATTATTTGGCTGACATATTACCAAGCGCAACGTGACCTATTAACTTCGCTTAACCATGGAAACTAG
- the yqeH gene encoding ribosome biogenesis GTPase YqeH, with protein MDDNIICIGCGAVLQSDNPEEAGYLPASRLKKAIESEDEGNDIYCQRCFRLRHYNEIMPVDADNDDFLALLNSLASKKALIVNVVDLFDFTNSLLSSLKRFVGDNEFILVGNKFDLFPLNSKQSKIKDWMRQEANRVGLFPKKIFLVSAKNKKNLTELISYLNKGSRDKDVYFVGMTNVGKSTLLNAIIDEMGDVKNLITTSRFPGTTLDKIEIPLENGHFLVDTPGIMTENQLATRLNAKELAVISPQKPLKPATYQLKPGNTLFLAGLGRIDFLKGNPASFTVYAARGLYIHRTKTENATEFYQRHVGELLNPPEEASELPELKGQELHTSYKSDLLFGGIGFVTVPADCLVKIYTPGKIGLGIRRALI; from the coding sequence ATGGATGATAATATTATTTGTATCGGTTGTGGAGCTGTTTTACAATCCGATAACCCCGAAGAAGCGGGCTACTTGCCTGCATCGCGTTTAAAAAAGGCAATCGAAAGTGAAGATGAGGGTAACGACATCTATTGTCAGCGTTGTTTTCGTTTACGGCATTATAATGAAATAATGCCAGTGGATGCTGATAACGATGACTTTTTGGCCTTACTCAATTCACTAGCTTCTAAAAAAGCATTGATTGTCAATGTGGTCGACCTTTTTGATTTTACTAATTCACTTTTATCTTCATTAAAGAGATTTGTGGGTGATAATGAATTCATCTTGGTTGGAAATAAATTTGATTTATTTCCCCTAAATTCAAAACAAAGTAAAATTAAGGATTGGATGCGTCAAGAAGCTAATCGAGTTGGACTATTTCCCAAAAAGATTTTCTTAGTTAGTGCTAAAAACAAAAAGAACCTAACTGAGTTAATTTCATATCTAAATAAGGGTTCACGAGATAAAGATGTCTATTTTGTCGGAATGACAAATGTTGGTAAGTCGACTTTATTAAACGCGATTATTGATGAAATGGGAGACGTGAAGAATCTGATTACAACTTCCCGTTTTCCTGGTACTACTTTAGACAAAATTGAAATTCCGTTGGAAAATGGTCATTTTTTGGTTGATACACCGGGAATAATGACGGAAAATCAACTGGCTACGCGGTTAAATGCTAAAGAATTGGCAGTAATATCACCGCAAAAGCCTCTTAAACCGGCTACTTACCAATTAAAACCTGGTAATACGCTGTTTTTAGCGGGTTTGGGCCGAATTGACTTTTTAAAGGGTAACCCTGCTAGCTTTACTGTTTATGCTGCACGTGGTTTATATATTCACCGGACAAAAACAGAAAACGCTACAGAATTTTACCAAAGGCATGTAGGAGAATTGCTTAATCCGCCAGAAGAAGCCAGCGAATTACCAGAACTTAAGGGTCAGGAATTGCATACTTCTTATAAGAGTGATTTACTTTTTGGTGGAATTGGTTTTGTGACGGTTCCGGCAGATTGTTTAGTTAAAATCTATACTCCTGGTAAAATTGGCTTAGGGATTAGACGTGCGTTAATTTAG
- a CDS encoding YqeG family HAD IIIA-type phosphatase — MLFRPRYTIDTIYHLDTDVLKQMGIKAVFSDLDNTLLAWNEFETAKKMDELNRRLAAADIKLVVISNNNAERIGKVLDPYHIAYVAKAKKPLPFAITKKREKMNLSQKQVMMVGDQLITDIQAGNLAGVKSVLVKPLIQTDKWNTRINRFFEKIIFFFLAISHPVTFKETLKNG; from the coding sequence ATGTTATTCAGGCCACGTTATACAATTGACACAATCTATCATTTAGATACTGACGTGCTTAAACAGATGGGAATTAAAGCTGTCTTCTCAGATTTAGATAACACGCTTCTTGCATGGAATGAATTCGAAACAGCCAAGAAGATGGATGAACTTAATCGCCGCCTGGCTGCTGCTGATATTAAATTGGTGGTAATTTCTAATAATAATGCTGAGCGAATTGGCAAAGTGCTAGATCCTTATCACATTGCTTATGTCGCAAAAGCTAAAAAGCCGTTACCCTTTGCTATAACTAAAAAGCGGGAGAAAATGAATCTTTCACAAAAGCAGGTAATGATGGTTGGCGATCAATTAATTACTGACATTCAAGCTGGAAATTTAGCTGGAGTAAAATCAGTTTTGGTTAAGCCATTAATTCAAACAGATAAATGGAATACCAGAATAAATCGTTTTTTTGAGAAAATTATCTTTTTCTTTTTAGCTATTTCACATCCAGTTACATTCAAGGAGACATTAAAAAATGGATGA
- the rsfS gene encoding ribosome silencing factor, with protein MTSKEILAFALKAISDRHGEDTAAYDMQGYSILADYYVVTSAGSNRQLHAIANAIIDEAHKADFYDYRVEGSSESNWLLLDLGDVVVNVFTEEARDFYNVEKLWTSGKKLELEED; from the coding sequence TTGACTAGTAAAGAAATCTTAGCTTTTGCGTTAAAAGCAATCAGCGATCGCCATGGTGAGGATACTGCAGCTTATGATATGCAAGGCTACAGCATTTTAGCTGATTATTATGTTGTTACCAGTGCAGGCTCAAATCGCCAATTACATGCGATTGCCAATGCAATTATTGACGAAGCACATAAAGCTGACTTTTATGATTATCGTGTTGAAGGATCTAGCGAGTCTAACTGGCTTTTGCTTGATCTTGGCGATGTTGTTGTTAATGTCTTTACCGAAGAGGCGCGTGACTTTTACAATGTTGAAAAGTTATGGACTAGTGGTAAAAAATTAGAGTTAGAGGAAGATTAG
- the yqeK gene encoding bis(5'-nucleosyl)-tetraphosphatase (symmetrical) YqeK: MNELFFKKTFSPLSSDEIVNREKNNMDQHRFDHCIGVSQTARKLANLNGYDEDKAALAGFIHDYAKQVSPADFQTAIKTQGFDLDLLNWGPAIWHGIVGTYFIKRDLKITDEEILTAVRRHTTADTQMTTLDKIVYMADYIEPGRTFAGVQEARDVTYANLDEGVGYQLAHTLEFLISKRSKIYPLTLDSYNVWSIKK, translated from the coding sequence ATGAATGAGTTGTTTTTTAAAAAAACGTTTTCGCCGCTAAGTAGCGATGAGATTGTTAACCGGGAAAAAAATAATATGGATCAGCACCGTTTTGATCATTGCATTGGTGTTAGTCAAACTGCACGAAAACTTGCTAACTTAAATGGCTATGACGAAGATAAAGCAGCTTTAGCTGGCTTTATTCATGACTATGCTAAGCAGGTTTCACCTGCAGATTTTCAAACTGCCATTAAAACACAAGGGTTTGATCTCGATTTACTCAACTGGGGCCCCGCAATTTGGCATGGCATCGTAGGAACATATTTTATTAAACGTGATTTAAAAATTACGGATGAAGAGATATTGACTGCTGTGAGGCGGCATACAACCGCTGATACGCAAATGACCACGCTTGATAAAATAGTTTACATGGCTGATTATATTGAACCGGGAAGAACTTTTGCAGGAGTGCAAGAAGCAAGAGATGTAACCTATGCCAATCTTGATGAAGGCGTAGGCTATCAGTTAGCACATACCCTCGAATTTTTAATTAGTAAACGAAGTAAAATCTATCCACTTACATTAGATTCCTATAATGTGTGGAGTATCAAAAAATAG
- a CDS encoding nicotinate-nucleotide adenylyltransferase: MIAIAKSFEKTPAVELKEEKIEPKKGKQIGILGGTFNPVHTAHLIVGEQVLSKLHLDEIWFIPTNIPPLKDAPVVSAQDRANMLELATQDNPHFQVKMFELTRGGVSYTVDTLRYLHELHPENQYFLIMGSDQVNNFQQWKEPTKIAQLATLVGVKRAGYPQSAELPMIWVDVPGLDVSSTSIRQTIAMGGSIRYLVPDSVRNYIQKKGLYHE, encoded by the coding sequence ATGATTGCAATTGCAAAAAGTTTTGAAAAAACTCCGGCGGTTGAGCTAAAAGAAGAAAAAATTGAGCCTAAAAAAGGTAAACAGATTGGTATCTTAGGCGGAACTTTTAATCCGGTACATACAGCACATTTAATTGTGGGTGAACAAGTTTTGAGTAAACTACATCTTGATGAAATTTGGTTTATTCCAACTAATATTCCCCCACTAAAAGATGCTCCGGTCGTTTCAGCGCAAGATCGGGCAAACATGCTTGAATTAGCCACACAAGATAATCCGCATTTTCAAGTAAAAATGTTTGAATTAACCCGTGGCGGGGTTTCTTATACCGTTGATACGTTGCGTTATTTGCATGAGTTACACCCTGAAAATCAATATTTCTTGATTATGGGAAGTGACCAAGTTAATAACTTCCAGCAATGGAAAGAACCAACCAAAATTGCGCAATTAGCTACCTTAGTTGGTGTAAAGCGTGCTGGCTACCCACAATCAGCTGAATTACCGATGATTTGGGTTGATGTACCCGGATTGGACGTGAGTTCAACTTCAATTAGGCAAACTATTGCAATGGGTGGCTCAATTAGGTATCTTGTACCTGATTCAGTTAGAAATTATATTCAAAAAAAGGGTTTATACCATGAATGA
- a CDS encoding putative bacteriocin export ABC transporter, translating to MIKVEHLTKKFNDKIIFNDINCNLESGKSYAIVGKSGAGKTTLLNLLSGLERPTAGEVKVADIKVNSKSRKKLYRDYFGFIFQNFGLIDTETVRQNLDLSFANQKLSKSAKETKMKNALSHVGLNKLQLKQKVYTLSGGEQQRVALARIILKSPKVIFADEPTGSLDAENGQVVLKTLLTGFDPAATIIIATHDQNVWQKCDYVIEINNSGIIIRDKI from the coding sequence ATGATTAAAGTAGAACATCTTACTAAGAAATTTAACGATAAAATTATTTTTAACGATATAAATTGCAATCTTGAGTCTGGTAAAAGTTATGCCATTGTTGGTAAAAGTGGAGCCGGTAAGACAACGTTGTTAAATCTTTTGAGTGGTTTAGAAAGGCCCACTGCGGGAGAGGTGAAGGTCGCTGATATCAAGGTTAATTCTAAAAGTCGCAAAAAACTGTACCGTGATTATTTCGGCTTTATTTTTCAGAATTTTGGTTTAATTGATACCGAAACGGTTAGACAAAATCTGGACTTAAGTTTTGCTAATCAAAAGCTATCTAAATCTGCAAAAGAGACTAAAATGAAGAATGCTCTTTCTCATGTTGGGTTAAATAAGCTACAGTTGAAGCAAAAAGTTTACACACTTAGTGGTGGAGAACAACAACGAGTAGCCTTGGCTCGAATAATTTTAAAATCACCTAAAGTAATCTTTGCTGATGAGCCAACAGGCTCCCTCGACGCAGAAAACGGCCAAGTGGTTTTAAAAACATTGTTAACCGGATTTGATCCTGCGGCAACAATCATAATTGCTACGCATGATCAAAATGTTTGGCAAAAATGTGATTATGTAATTGAAATAAATAATTCTGGTATAATAATTAGAGATAAGATTTGA
- the rpmI gene encoding 50S ribosomal protein L35, which produces MPKMKTHRASAKRFKRTASGQLKRHHAFTGHRFHGKTKKQRRHLRKAALVSRSDLKRIKQMLSQMR; this is translated from the coding sequence ATGCCTAAAATGAAAACCCACCGCGCTTCTGCTAAGCGTTTCAAAAGAACTGCTTCTGGTCAATTAAAGCGTCATCACGCTTTTACTGGTCACCGTTTCCATGGCAAGACTAAGAAACAACGTCGTCATTTGAGAAAGGCTGCATTAGTTTCACGCAGCGACTTGAAGCGCATCAAACAGATGCTCTCTCAAATGCGTTAA
- a CDS encoding nucleotidyltransferase, which produces MSVVGIIAEYNPFHSGHEFLMNQARYIAGDKDPIVVIMSGNYVQRGEMAIMDKWSRAKAALESGADLVFELPFSTAVQPADLFSLGSIDQLAKLGVTDLVFGVEDATQNFAYLGSKIAEIPQSHMDFNDYSQTYSTQYNQMVAREVGHEVNEPNAILALAYAVANHNLGTPLSLHPINRIGAGHDDDLQSNGVVQSASAIRNIILHSQVNAELEQWMPKKEVQNLYQQKAYPNWNILFPFLKYRLESSSVEQLHDIYQMSEGLEYKLKQEIHLARDFTEFLRRIKSKRYTYSRLRRLALYTLLNVTQDDIIASFNDEALFLLGYSKLGRNYLKQIRKATAANIISKVDQKNSRQGSMHLQLRVDRLFEQIMQVDQNFGRRPLEV; this is translated from the coding sequence ATGAGTGTAGTCGGGATCATTGCTGAATATAATCCCTTTCATAGTGGACATGAGTTTTTAATGAACCAAGCTCGTTATATTGCGGGAGACAAAGATCCAATAGTGGTGATAATGTCTGGTAATTATGTTCAAAGAGGCGAAATGGCGATCATGGATAAATGGTCGCGAGCAAAAGCTGCACTTGAAAGTGGTGCTGATCTAGTCTTTGAACTACCTTTTTCGACGGCGGTGCAGCCTGCTGACCTATTTTCTTTAGGTAGTATTGATCAATTGGCTAAGTTAGGTGTGACTGACTTAGTCTTTGGTGTAGAAGATGCAACGCAAAATTTTGCTTATTTAGGCAGTAAGATTGCTGAAATACCACAAAGTCACATGGACTTTAACGATTATAGTCAGACATATTCGACGCAATATAATCAAATGGTTGCCCGTGAAGTCGGCCATGAAGTTAACGAGCCCAATGCTATCTTGGCTTTGGCTTATGCCGTAGCTAATCATAATTTGGGTACGCCACTGTCTCTGCACCCAATTAACCGAATTGGTGCTGGTCATGATGATGACTTGCAAAGTAATGGTGTAGTTCAAAGCGCGAGCGCAATTCGCAATATCATCTTGCATAGTCAGGTAAATGCTGAATTAGAGCAGTGGATGCCTAAGAAAGAAGTTCAAAACTTATACCAGCAAAAGGCATATCCGAATTGGAATATTTTGTTTCCGTTTCTAAAATATCGGCTTGAGTCTTCGTCGGTTGAGCAGCTACATGATATTTATCAAATGAGTGAAGGGCTTGAATATAAGCTTAAGCAGGAAATTCATTTAGCACGTGACTTTACGGAATTTTTACGACGGATAAAGTCCAAGCGCTATACCTATTCGCGATTGCGCCGTCTTGCACTTTATACGCTGCTAAACGTTACACAGGATGATATTATCGCCAGTTTCAATGATGAAGCATTATTTTTGTTAGGGTATAGCAAATTAGGGCGAAATTACTTAAAGCAGATTAGAAAAGCTACAGCTGCTAATATCATTTCTAAGGTTGATCAAAAAAATAGCCGTCAGGGCTCAATGCACTTACAATTACGGGTTGACCGCTTATTTGAACAAATAATGCAGGTTGATCAGAACTTTGGTCGACGTCCGTTGGAGGTTTAA
- a CDS encoding DUF177 domain-containing protein, whose amino-acid sequence MLTINFSQIKNNREPITSLKQEVQVRPEFLERSKDLVYEVKNVLVTGQLFYNSPYVTGDFQVKTKLVVPSSRSLAPVDFEQDFHFTENYTEDEVSKEKLDESEIPIVKVDDDKIDLQTAIEDNILLNIPITILTPEEEKENVYPEGDGWSVISEEAFDKSKKDRVNPAFTKLKTLFDENNNGENKDK is encoded by the coding sequence ATGCTTACGATTAACTTTTCACAGATTAAGAATAATAGGGAACCAATCACTTCACTTAAGCAGGAAGTCCAAGTGCGTCCTGAATTTTTAGAGCGCAGTAAAGATTTGGTTTACGAAGTAAAAAATGTGCTTGTTACTGGCCAATTATTTTATAATTCGCCATATGTAACAGGAGATTTTCAGGTTAAAACGAAGCTCGTCGTTCCTTCGAGCCGCAGTTTAGCACCGGTTGATTTCGAGCAAGATTTTCATTTTACGGAAAATTACACCGAAGATGAAGTATCTAAGGAAAAGCTAGACGAGAGTGAGATTCCAATTGTTAAAGTGGACGATGATAAAATCGATTTACAGACTGCAATTGAGGACAATATTTTGCTTAATATTCCAATTACCATTTTGACTCCGGAGGAAGAAAAAGAAAATGTTTATCCCGAAGGCGATGGTTGGTCTGTTATCTCAGAAGAAGCGTTTGATAAGAGCAAAAAAGATCGCGTAAACCCAGCTTTTACAAAGCTAAAGACATTATTTGATGAAAATAATAACGGTGAAAATAAAGATAAATAA
- a CDS encoding amino acid ABC transporter permease has translation MINIFSHFGNQLFDGFGWTLLASLLTLIFSLIFGVLIALLEVIPNKFANKIGKTYVEIFRNIPLLIIVMFFYLIVPKYFVQMDGFTAGTIGLFLYTAAFIAEIIRSGIQSVSSGQMEGARSTGMTYKQAMQYIVLPQAIKIVIPPLGNQFVNLIKDSSILAFVAGFDLMYQANAIASVTFDTINSYLVIGVLYLLITMPLSYYMQYLEKKLA, from the coding sequence ATGATTAATATTTTCAGTCACTTTGGTAATCAGCTTTTTGATGGTTTTGGCTGGACGCTATTGGCCAGTTTATTAACACTGATTTTTAGCTTAATCTTTGGCGTGTTAATAGCATTATTAGAAGTTATTCCGAATAAGTTTGCTAATAAAATAGGTAAGACGTATGTCGAAATTTTTCGAAATATTCCCTTACTAATTATCGTAATGTTCTTTTACTTGATTGTTCCCAAGTACTTTGTGCAAATGGACGGCTTTACTGCTGGAACTATTGGCTTATTCCTTTATACAGCGGCTTTTATTGCTGAAATCATTCGCTCAGGTATTCAATCTGTGTCAAGTGGACAGATGGAGGGAGCTCGTTCAACTGGAATGACTTATAAGCAGGCAATGCAGTATATTGTTTTGCCACAAGCGATAAAAATTGTGATTCCACCTTTAGGCAATCAATTTGTCAATCTGATCAAAGACTCTTCAATACTGGCATTTGTGGCAGGATTTGACTTAATGTATCAGGCAAATGCAATTGCGTCTGTTACTTTTGATACAATCAACAGTTACTTGGTAATTGGTGTCTTATACTTGCTCATCACCATGCCACTGAGCTACTACATGCAATATTTAGAAAAGAAGTTAGCTTAA